A part of Rattus rattus isolate New Zealand chromosome 6, Rrattus_CSIRO_v1, whole genome shotgun sequence genomic DNA contains:
- the Gstk1 gene encoding glutathione S-transferase kappa 1 translates to MGPAPRVLELFYDVLSPYSWLGFEVLCRYQHLWNIKLKLRPALLAGIMKDSGNQPPAMVPHKGQYILKEIPLLKQLFQIPMSVPKNFFGEHVKKGTVNAMRFLTAVSMEQPEMLEKVSRELWMRIWSRDEDITESQSILSAAEKAGMSTAQAQHLLKKISTELVKNKLRETTGAACKYGAFGLPTTVAHVDGKTYMLFGSDRMELLAYLLGEKWMGPVPPTLNARL, encoded by the exons ATGGGGCCGGCGCCGCGCGTCCTGGAACTGTTCTACGATGTGCTGTCCCCCTACTCCTGGCTGGGCTTTGAG GTCCTATGCAGATACCAACACCTCTGGAATATCAAGCTGAAGTTGCGGCCGGCTTTACTCGCTGGGATCATGAAAGATAGTG GAAACCAACCACCAGCTATGGTTCCCCACAAAGGCCAGTACATACTCAAAGAGATTCCTCTCCTGAAGCAGCTCTTCCAGATTCCCATGAGCGTCCCCAAGAATTTCTTTGGTGAACATGTTAAGAAAg GAACTGTAAATGCCATGCGCTTCCTCACCGCGGTGAGCATGGAGCAACCAGAGATGCTGGAGAAGGTGTCCAGAGAGCTGTGGATGCGCATTTGGTCTCGA GATGAAGATATCACGGAGTCCCAGAGCAttttgtct GCAGCAGAGAAGGCCGGAATGTCCACAGCGCAAGCCCAACACCTTCTGAAGAAGATCTCCACTGAACTGGTGAAGAACAAGCTCAGGGAGACCACTGGGGCAGCCTGCAAATATGGG GCCTTTGGGCTGCCCACCACTGTTGCCCATGTGGATGGTAAAACCTACATGCTATTTGGGTCTGACCGCATGGAGTTGCTAGCTTACCTGCTAG GAGAGAAGTGGATGGGCCCTGTGCCTCCAACCCTGAATGCCAGACTTTAA